One part of the Pseudomonadota bacterium genome encodes these proteins:
- a CDS encoding two-component sensor histidine kinase — protein TGLGLAIVAELVAAHDGDIKVDSEVGQGTTVRLRFPLLADADEADGVSSAG, from the coding sequence ACGGGGCTGGGCCTTGCCATCGTGGCCGAGCTGGTGGCCGCGCACGACGGCGACATCAAGGTCGATTCCGAGGTGGGGCAGGGGACCACGGTCCGGCTGCGCTTCCCGCTCCTGGCGGACGCCGATGAGGCGGACGGCGTTTC